The Phaeobacter porticola genome contains the following window.
GCAGTTTGTTTGTGCCGGGGGAAGGCTGGGCCTATTCAAACCTTGGTTACATGCTGGCCCGCGATTTAATTGAAGACGTCGCTGGTTCGTCATTCTCCAGCCTTGTCAGTGAGATGATCTGCGATCCTCTCGGGCTGGACAGCATCGAACTTGCGACAACTAGAAAACACCTCTCACGCGTTCACTGGGATGGAGCAAAGAGGTATCATCCAGGATGGGTATATCACGGATGTCTTACTGGAACTGCCGCAGACGCTGCACGGCTATTACATGCTCTGTTTACGGGAAGGCTGCTCAACGCGGATATCCTTGAACAGATGCTGATCGGTCATCCTCTTGGCGGCGCTGTTGAAGGTCGGCCTTGGACGAAATGCGGCTATGCAACTGGCCTTATGAGCGGTCGGTGCGGGAGTGTCGGTCGCACTGTAGGGCATTCCGGCGGGGGGCCCTACAGCGTCAATGCAGTCTATCATTTTCCTGATCTGAAGGGCCCGGTTACGGTTGCGAGCTTCACGGATGGGCGAAATGAGGGCGTTGCTGAGTTCGCTGCCGTTGAATGTGCCGGTCAGAACTGACCGCGTAGCAGTCTTGCTGTAGTTGAGCGTTGAAGGTCCGCTTGGCTCCGTTCGCGACGCGCTGCACATGCGAAAGGCCGCGAGATGGCCGACGGCGGCTCAGGGCTCGAACCACCAGCTTGTGCTCTCAGCAGCGGACGGAAGGGCCGAGCCCAGACCGGATTTTCCATTCTGTGCTGCGTGCGCTCGCAGCGCGGAAACTTCTGCCGTTGCGAAAATCTTGATGCGACGATGCGGCGTTAGCAGCGGACGTTTGCCCCGCTAACAGTAGCCTCGGATGGGCAGGCACTGCATTGCGCACAACGCAGTCATTCTTCTGACATCTTCGAATGACAATAGCGTTGATACGACCAAATTCCTGTTAGAGATCATTCTACAAACGCAAGGATAACAAAATAGTGAAAGATTGCACAAAGCTTATAGTGTTCAAGACGTTGGGCCTGTCTTTCGCGAGTTTATCAGCTCAACTCGTGTTGGGGTTTGGTGCAATGGCTGAAACTTGTGTGGCAGCAAACGGTGCTAGCCGTGAGGGGATTACGATTTGCGACTTAGGGGTGCTGCCAGGAGGAAAATCAAGCTTCGCGAAAGCGGTCAGTGAGGACGGATCCACGATCGTTGGTGTGAGCGGCTCGTCTCAAGGAGATCGCGCATTTCTTTGGACTGAAGAAGGTGGGATGATTAGTGTTGGGAACACTCCCTGGAGGTTCCGAAAGCCAGGCACGAGATGTGAGCGCTGACGGTAGCGTTATCGTTGGAAGCAGCGATACCGCCGAAGGACAGCGCGCTTATATTTGGACCAAAGAAACCGGCATGCTCGTCCTTGATGACACTATGATGGATATTCAATCATCAGCTAGGGCGGTCAGTGCCGATGGAACGGTCGTGGTGGGATCAACGGGCGGCACCGCTGACCGCAGGGCATTCCGTTGGACCAATGAAACCGGAATGACAAGAATTGGCACCGGAGAGTTGGACAAAGATTGTGCCGCGCTTGGTGTGAGTGACGACGGTACCACAATTGTCGGTAGGGTGGATTTTAAAGCGTTCCGTTGGAACGAGGCGCAGGGGATCGCCCTGATGGCACCAGAAGAAAGTTCGGTGGCCTTTGATGCATCCAATGACGGGACGATAATCGTTGGTGGTATGGGGCCTGTTTTTAGCAAAAGGAAAGCCGTCCGATGGAACAAAAGCGGCGCGGCCCAAGATGTTTATTCAAATCCCGATAGCCTGCGCTCTACGGCGCTCGACATTAGCCCAGAGGGAAAGGTCATCGTTGGAGCAATAGATAGACACACGGCCTACATGCAAAGGCATGATGAAGACCTGACTATCCTTGGGGGGCTGAACAGGGATGATGCCGATTTTGTTAGTGATGTAGCTAAGGGAAGCGGCTTAGGCGGCACCATCATAGTCGGATCGTCAACAGGTTATGACGGGCACCGTGCGGTCCGATGGCTACTTTCGGAGTGAAACAGCGAAGGGCCGGTTTAGCACTGGCACCTGATCTCGGATTTCGATGGCTGCTTCGGCGAAATGCGCTGAATCGAGACGAGAAGCCTGCTGCAACTGCGAGGTAATGCTACGCTAGCGAAATTGGAAAATCTAAGGTCGCTATTCCCGCACCCCTATCGTTCGTTGGGCATGTTTTGAATGGCTGCAAAGCGCCAATTGCGTCGCGCTGCGCAAGCGAAGGCCTGGCAAGCGATCAAAGTCCGCTGTGGGCTCGAACCGCCCGCCTGTGCTCTCAGCAGCGGACGGAAGGGCGGAGCCCAAATTCACAAATGCTGCACCAACCACGAATGACCGCTGATCAACCGTCAACCCATACTGGTGCCTTCCCGATATGTTTGATCAGGAAGTCCATGAAGACGCGCACCTTGGCTGAGACGACGTTGCTTTTTGGGTAGATCAACCAGAGGGCGGGTTGCTCTGCCAGTGCGTATTCGGGCAGCACGTGTGTCAGCGCACCGCGTTTGACCTCCTCATGGACCAACCAGAGAGAATTTACTGAAATACCTGCGCCGTCCAATGTCGCGCGCTTTTGTGTCAATCCGTCATTCAAAATCAAACGATGTGCGGCTTGTTTTGGGTCCAGATCGGCCGGCCTACCGTCGCTCGAAATAAGTGGGCGAGGCTCCAGATTACGGAATGCGATCACTCGATGTGACTTCAGATCGTCGGGATCAATTGGCGTGCCGTATTTCTCGAGATATGCGGGCGAAGCACACAAGATGCGCGTGTCGTCGGCCAGTTTTCGGGCTGTCAGACTGCTACTTTCAAGAACCGCGTTGCGCAGGGCAAGGTCATAACTGCCTTCAATCAAGTCAAATTGCGCATCCGACAGATGCATGTCCAACGTGAGGTCGGGATAGGCGTCCATGAACGTTGGCAAAAGCGGTGCGATGTACATCTGCGCAAATGTGCTGGGGGCGGCGAAGCGCAGGGTGCCACTGATTTTCGTCTGCCCTTGGCCGAGGGCTGCGAGGGCGGCCTCTTCTTGGGAAATCATCTCGCGCGCGTAGGGAAGGAAATCCTGGCCCTCCGACGACAGCGAAATTTTGCGTGTTGAACGGTGCAGCAGCTCCGCGCCCAAAAGGCGTTCCAGCTTGGCAATACGGGTGCTTGCAACGGCGGGGGCCATGCCCAGCGTGCGGCCCGCTGCGCTGATGTTCAAGGTCTCGCTGGCGAGAACGAAGAGGCGGAGGCTTTGCGTATCCATTTTATTCTTTTTCGGAATAGTGAAATCATATTCTGGTAGTTTTTATATTTCTTGAGGGGCGTATCTACAAGTGCAAGAGACAGCAAGGACCACCCGATGACACAGACCGCGACAGTCAACTACCACGTTCACAAACCCGAACAGCAGGCGTTTGAGCTGGATGCGGGTGGCATCGTCGGCAATCTTATCGCGCCAGAACTTGCACCCACGCAGATCGCTGTCATGGATGTCGCACCGCGCTTTGAAGATGCGTCCGTGGGTTTCGCCGCATTCCCGACTGAAGTGGAGGCGTTTGATACCAATGACGACTGGCGGCCTGCTTATGATGCCGAGCTTAGAAAGCTGCTAGCAGATAAAGTCGGGGCGCAAGACGTCGTGGTGTTTGATCATACGGTGCGCGTGGATGATCCAGAGGCCGTCCGCAAACCGGCGCGTAATGTTCACAGCGACTACAGCGCTGACGGGGCCGAGCAACGGTTGATCGACATTTTGGGCGCGGACAAAGCGGCAGACTGGAGCAAAGGGCACTACGCCTTTATCAATGTCTGGCGTCCAGTGGAGGCCCCGATCAACTCTGCACCATTGGGGTTCATACGACCGAATAGTGCCGCTGAGGAAGACTGGATTTTGCTCGACTTAATCTATCCAGATCGCAAAGGGCAGATCATGGGACTGGCGGCAAACCCGGATCATGAGTGGATCTACATGTCCAAGATGACCCCCGACGAGGTTGCCTATTTCAACATCTACGACAATCAGGGCCGTCCTTCGATCGCACACAGCGCGCTGGATATGGTCGAAGACCCGACACTTCAAACTATTCGCAAAAGCATCGAGAGTCGGACGCTCGTCCGCTACTGACCACATAAATTTTGGAACGGACTTCTGAGCGACCCGTTTCCCACACAACTGATGAAGGGGACCACCATGACCAAGACGATCCTTATCACAGGTGCCACTGATGGCATCGGCAAATTGACCGCGAAGACACTGGCCGCCGAAGGACATACGATCCTGATTCACGGTCGGACTACCGAAAAGCTGGAGAAAGCTGCTAAGGAAATCGGCGGGACAACAGAAAGCTATGCGGCCGATCTGACGCATATGGACCATGTCCAAGTGATGGCAGCTGACATCCGCAAAGCCCACGACAGCCTTGATGTCATCATCAACAACGCAGGCGTCCTGAAGCTGCGGGATACCATAACGGATGATAGCTATGACGCGCGCTTTATGGTCAACACCTTCGCGCCTTATGTTTTGACGCAAGCGTTGCTGCCGATCCTTGCGGACGATGGTCGTATCGTGAACCTGTCTTCGGCTGCGCAGGCCCCGATTGATATCGAGGCGCTGCACGGGCGTAGACAACTTGATCACAACCCCGCCTATGCACAAAGCAAACTGGCGCTGACAATCTGGACCCGTGAACTGGCGAAAACCCTGCCCGCGGATCAGGTTGCCGTTGCCGTCAATCCCGGCTCGCTTCTCGCCTCCAAGATGGTCAAAGAAGGCTACGGCATGGAAGGCAACGATTTGCAAATCGGTGCGGACATTCTGCGCGAAGCCGCCATTGGCGCGTCGTTTGCAGATGCCAACGGCAAATACTTCGACAATGACAACCGGGTGTTTGCCAACCCCCACGCCGCTGCGCTCGATGCGGGCCACTCTGCGCAGGTGATGCAGGGCATCAAGGACGTCATCGCCAAGATTGGATGACGCAGACGCCGGTCAACCGCCCGGCATCCTAATACGAAGAACTTTGAAACCAAACCAATTCGGCAGAGCATTCTGCCGGAAACAAGAAAGGACTGTCCAAATGAAGTACGAAAATTTCTCCACCTTTGACGTTAAAGTCGAAGACGCCATCGCGACTGTTACATTCGATTTTGGCACTGTGAACGTGCAGGGTCAGGAAATGCTAGCTGATCTCAACAGCCTCGCCATGCGCCTTGAAATGGACCGCGACGTAAAGGTCGTTGTGTTTGAATCGGCCAACCCAGAGGTTTGGGTCTGCCACTACGACACCGAACTGCTCCAACACCTTAGCACCGAAGAAGTGTCCCGCGACGAGGCACAGCTTTTGGACCTTCAGGCCATTTGCGAACGCATCTCCAAAGTCCCACAAGCGACCATTGCCAAGCTCGAAGGGTTTGCACGCGGCGGCGGTCACGAGTTGGCGCTCGCGTTGGACATGCGCTTTGCTGTGCGGGGCAAGTTCAAGTTCATGCAGATGGAAGTCGGCATGGGCATTCTGCCCTGTGGCGGTGGTGCCTCGCGCATGGCCCGCCAAACAGGACTGGGGCGCGCCTTGGAAATCATCCTCAGCGCACGGGACTTTGATGCGGATGAGGCCGAAGCCATGGGCACAATCAACAAAGCGTTCGAGGCAGACGAGATCGACGCTTACGTTGACACGCTTGCCAAACGGATCGCCAGCTTTCCAGCGGAGTCCATCAATGCCTGCAAACAGATGGTGTACGAATCCATCGACAAGCCAATCGACGAAGCACTCAAGGCCGAAGCCTACTGGCTCTACCAAGCGACCAGCAAGACACCTGCCGTCAAGCGGTTCACCGTTGCCGAAGAGCAAGGGCTGCAACACGACATGGAAAACCAACGCAATTGGGAAAAAATGGTCATGGATGTGCAAGACATCAACTGACCCCGTGATCCCAAGAATGACGAAATCTGTTTCGGTGTCACGGACGCCGGAACCATTTCGAATGGAAATCAATCATGCACGTAAACGCACTCGAAACCGCCCGCGCTGTGGACCGTCCATCGCGTGAGGCCATGCTGCAACGCCATCCGTCGGTCCACACGTTCTGGAACCAGAACAGCGACCTGTTCGCACAGGCTTGGGCAGAATAGGAAAAAACGGGTGATGGCGCAGACCCCATGCTGCGAGGATCGTTTTCAAAGGGGGTAGAAAGGGGTGGAACGGGTTTTCGGGCGGATCATGCGCCATCAGCCGTTAGGCCCGTCTAAGCCCCCCTCTTTCGCCAACCCCTCTCTGACCTTCGATCTTGCCCCCGACACCTGCCAGGGCTGAGTAGTGCGGCATGGCAGGGCATTGTGGCCTCATGACACAGGCCAACTCCATAGAGGTTAATGAGAACGCATTTCGGTCAGCACTTGCTCAAAATCAATATTGAACTCTGATCGGCAGACTTCCGGTAGACTGCTGCCCGGGAAGCGAAAATTTATCGCCGCACTCAGCTCCATAATGCGCATCTTAACAGCATTTCGGCGCAACGCGATGTGTGTGTTTTTGTTAGCAGTGTCTTCCAGGAAGCGATAGTTTTCTTGGCACTCATCTTTTAGCTGGGTGCGTTCAGCATTTTGCAATTTGGCAACCTGCTTTTCTAACTTACGGCGAATATTCGAGCCACAGATCAGAGAAATTAGACCGTGTTGCGCA
Protein-coding sequences here:
- a CDS encoding HAF repeat-containing protein — encoded protein: MSADGSVIVGSSDTAEGQRAYIWTKETGMLVLDDTMMDIQSSARAVSADGTVVVGSTGGTADRRAFRWTNETGMTRIGTGELDKDCAALGVSDDGTTIVGRVDFKAFRWNEAQGIALMAPEESSVAFDASNDGTIIVGGMGPVFSKRKAVRWNKSGAAQDVYSNPDSLRSTALDISPEGKVIVGAIDRHTAYMQRHDEDLTILGGLNRDDADFVSDVAKGSGLGGTIIVGSSTGYDGHRAVRWLLSE
- a CDS encoding enoyl-CoA hydratase/isomerase family protein, producing MKYENFSTFDVKVEDAIATVTFDFGTVNVQGQEMLADLNSLAMRLEMDRDVKVVVFESANPEVWVCHYDTELLQHLSTEEVSRDEAQLLDLQAICERISKVPQATIAKLEGFARGGGHELALALDMRFAVRGKFKFMQMEVGMGILPCGGGASRMARQTGLGRALEIILSARDFDADEAEAMGTINKAFEADEIDAYVDTLAKRIASFPAESINACKQMVYESIDKPIDEALKAEAYWLYQATSKTPAVKRFTVAEEQGLQHDMENQRNWEKMVMDVQDIN
- a CDS encoding serine hydrolase domain-containing protein; its protein translation is MNENQDIFSHRETGPNLSVQRSSGAEVFPYWSFTKTVIAICALKIVELGKLDLDEHLADHDFSLRQLLNHTAGLPDYYSLPGYRKAVANDEEPWSADHLFNATMAQGSLFVPGEGWAYSNLGYMLARDLIEDVAGSSFSSLVSEMICDPLGLDSIELATTRKHLSRVHWDGAKRYHPGWVYHGCLTGTAADAARLLHALFTGRLLNADILEQMLIGHPLGGAVEGRPWTKCGYATGLMSGRCGSVGRTVGHSGGGPYSVNAVYHFPDLKGPVTVASFTDGRNEGVAEFAAVECAGQN
- a CDS encoding LysR family transcriptional regulator, yielding MDTQSLRLFVLASETLNISAAGRTLGMAPAVASTRIAKLERLLGAELLHRSTRKISLSSEGQDFLPYAREMISQEEAALAALGQGQTKISGTLRFAAPSTFAQMYIAPLLPTFMDAYPDLTLDMHLSDAQFDLIEGSYDLALRNAVLESSSLTARKLADDTRILCASPAYLEKYGTPIDPDDLKSHRVIAFRNLEPRPLISSDGRPADLDPKQAAHRLILNDGLTQKRATLDGAGISVNSLWLVHEEVKRGALTHVLPEYALAEQPALWLIYPKSNVVSAKVRVFMDFLIKHIGKAPVWVDG
- a CDS encoding CmcJ/NvfI family oxidoreductase: MTQTATVNYHVHKPEQQAFELDAGGIVGNLIAPELAPTQIAVMDVAPRFEDASVGFAAFPTEVEAFDTNDDWRPAYDAELRKLLADKVGAQDVVVFDHTVRVDDPEAVRKPARNVHSDYSADGAEQRLIDILGADKAADWSKGHYAFINVWRPVEAPINSAPLGFIRPNSAAEEDWILLDLIYPDRKGQIMGLAANPDHEWIYMSKMTPDEVAYFNIYDNQGRPSIAHSALDMVEDPTLQTIRKSIESRTLVRY
- a CDS encoding SDR family NAD(P)-dependent oxidoreductase, with product MTKTILITGATDGIGKLTAKTLAAEGHTILIHGRTTEKLEKAAKEIGGTTESYAADLTHMDHVQVMAADIRKAHDSLDVIINNAGVLKLRDTITDDSYDARFMVNTFAPYVLTQALLPILADDGRIVNLSSAAQAPIDIEALHGRRQLDHNPAYAQSKLALTIWTRELAKTLPADQVAVAVNPGSLLASKMVKEGYGMEGNDLQIGADILREAAIGASFADANGKYFDNDNRVFANPHAAALDAGHSAQVMQGIKDVIAKIG